ttaaacatgaaatacaTACATTTTGTAACATGAATACACTAAAATGCCGCTTGAGGAAAGAGATAGTGAGGTTTATTCAGAGACCGTCCTCTGAACAACTAAAAGGCCATGGAACTCTCGGATTCTCATGCATGCCAGAGTGCTAATAagcggattttttttttttagcttcaatacataaataattttcaaaatttcagaCGCACACTCCTCTAACATAGTTCTATGTCTTCATACAACCACAAATTACATGATgaaatataaacattatacCAGCACAGACACAGTGACCTGAATGATTTTTGGCGTGCCAGATATCCAGTCTAGACCTACTGCAGTAGACATTCACTCAGTTTGGGACAGGCTACTTCCTCCTCTGGATATCTGGCTTTTGGCCAAGGTAAGCGACAGCCTATAACAGCTGAAAAAGGCTTAGtgcaaaaactaaaatgttgCAATACATGCATGCAATGGAACCTGCACAGATATAAAATATCTCTTTGCCATTACACATACGACATCAGAGAAATGTTGCTCAACAATAAGAATTGCTGGAGACTAATCACACCAACCACCAGCATTCTCAGCTAACTATTATTCTTGaaatgatacattttttttatattttctgataGTAGAAAAATAGCTCAACAGCCTCATTGAACGTAAAATTAGGGATTTGTGTCAGTAAGATTGAAAATATTCACTCTGTGAATAATCAGAGTGGAAATGCAGGTTTCACACTCAGTCAAGTAACTCACATGTTCTGGCTGTTCTACAAAGGCCACAGGAACTCTGAAATCCCAAATCTGCTAATTGTCCTACATAATCCTAAAAACTTCCTTCCCACAGCTACAAGATAGAACCATTAGAGTAACGGAGGTATACTTTAGCAGTGACAGACTGCGagctgagtgagtgagtgagtggttCTCTCTGGTGCTCTGAGGAAGGAAAGCCGCCCCTGTTAAAGTTCTCCAGGTTTCTGGTTGCAGCTGGTGCACACTCGCACGGGGTGGTCCCAGCCACGCGACGGAACGGCTCGACGCTCCGCGGAGCACTCGTCGCACACTCCTTGGCCACAGGCGCGGCAGTGGTGCTTGGACAGCTTGGCAGTGAACTCACGTTGGCAGTTGTGGCAGGACAGGATGTCCTGGTCAGGCACCCAGTAGGCAGGACGAGCCGCATCTTTCACGAGGCCTGAGTGGAAGGTAGTGCATGAATACACACATCGACACCATGCTAACAAGTGTATCACATACAGCCATgaccataagtttggacacaagtaccatgacgcttgtgaatcttagaaaataccacaaaattgtcacttacaatacagtacacaactcctgagaactatattaagtttcatattttaaaaaaaacatcaaaagagtttggtgtcattttgttattcttaccaaattcggttgtgaaagtactgcattttttttgttattttcttctaatattatgttttgggaacaaagttgttccaattgttggaatttattgataatattatatcccttgttgatttgttgactaattaaactggtgctgtcaaaaaatattagttatgttctgtaatagacatcaaaacagacataggaagtcatgctgtgtccaaacttatggccatggctgtacactCATATGTCTGGAAAGTTAACATGATGCTACAGCCAACTGTTCCTCAACTTTGTCTcgtaaaaataactaaaaacagcAGGGAAAAGGCAGTTCGACTCTGTCTGAAAGTAAAAACTACCACCTACAGGAACCTCCAATAACCACTATTTAGCATCTTATGTCTTTAAATTAACTCATACAAAATATTGAGTGCAGAATCAAcaacttgttttgtttcatgggGGCTACGTTCCACACATTTTCTTGGCTGTCTACGTCGAGTTTCTCTGCTGGCTTACTGGCAGCTGCTCCCAGCCAAGACAGTCCAGCACTTATCACCCTCCAAAATGCATATTTCGCAATGATTCCTAGAATTTAGATGCACAGTACTCACACACGTTAAGTCTCTGCCATTattcctcccatccctcctaATTAAAACGCTGTTTTATGCTGCTGTGCCTACATTTATTTGCATTCACTTGAGCTTTGCCCAAGATTATTTTTTCCTCAGTGCTGTCTGAAGTGCACTGTAATGCCAAGTAAAATGAAGTCCTGAGCTGTCTAGGTTGGGGTTACCATGGAAACATTGAAACAAGATTTGGATTGGGAAGTAAGTGGGCTAATTCTGTTGTGATTGGAGCAGGACTCGCTGTGGGGTATTTTGGGGGTGGTCATGGATATAGAAATATTTTTAGCACCAGATCAGGTTATCAGAAACATATTCATCTGTGCCCTTTAACATTAAATACATGCCAACAGTACACTTATCTAATAGCCTAATATATGTATGAACAATCAATTTAGGCTTTGGAATAAAGAAATTAGGCTATGTTTGTGGCCTTTATTTGAATTTCTCTAACTCTTTTCATGCAGCAGAGGCAGTTTTCTTAATCTAAAATATCATTTGAATCATCTTGACAGAAATGTGTCATATCAGCTATTATAAAAATGATCTTCTCAGAAACACTGGACCAAAGTGCATTCTAGACGTTAGTGAGAGGTTTATGGACCGATCTATAATACTGAGCAATCACCAGGGAATATTAATAAACATCAGAACATCAATATCATTAACTGCAAAGGTGAGTTCTCAGCAGGAAGTTTCATCagatgaaatgaacaaaaagactgACCAATACCTGCACAAACTGAAAGTCTACAATAAACATTAAACTGTAAAACACTTCTTCATGGCAATGTCGTCACAGATTTACCCTGAGGAGAATGTCTGAGCCAAGTTCTTTAGGTTCTGTGGCAACTCAGTGTAGAAGgacttttaaacttttttttttaacactttttgtgTTAAAGACAAAtgttaattctgaataaacaaagaaaacttgATCATTTTATTGCTATTTATCTAAATCTCTTTCTTCATAATAACACTCATTAGATAGATCAGCTGTTTCCTGTTATCTAAGGCATTTCTGCTTGATTTACACTGAATTATCAGAGAAATGTAGGCTTTTGGTAACAATATAAGCTCTGTTACAACTAGGCCAATAGGGCATCCAATATTCCTTATAAGAGGAGCTTTGTTGGCTGGACTCCTGCATAAAGTCCAAACTACAAACAGGAGTTTCTTACAGAAAATAAGGACGATATGCCTCTGCCACCAGAGGGCATTGCAGCCATGCTCTCACATTTATTGGGTCACTTCTTCCTGTTACATAACAATCCTCTTGAGGTTTTGTTTTGGGCAATGCTCACCAAGTGGGATGTCAATAGCAGTGACAACAACTCCTATAGTGTTGGTGACCGCTTCTCCAACCTTCCTAGCCAGAGTTCCACCTTCTTCCTCCTCGAGCTCTGCCTCAAGTACTTCTGcataaggaaaaaaaataccttGCTGAAGTCATTCTCACATAAATGTTAAATAGAAGCATAATACGGATATAGAGTACAACTGGCATTATTGTGAGAGAGGATGTGTGTACCTGCATATGAAGCTCTCTGCTCAAAGCAGACATCACAGACTCTGACAGGGGCAAGACCCCAGCCTCTCTCAGGGACGGGTGCAGCTTTGGAAGAGCAGCCGTCACAGAAGCCCTCCCCGCAGGCACGGCAGTGATGCTTGGTGTCATTATCCTGGAAGACTGTGTGACACTTATGGCACCCCTTGTACGAGAGAAAAACAATAACAGCTCATGTTATTGACCAAGAGCTAAAGAGAAGAGGACGTAACCTGAATCTATCCAAGTTTTATCTTGTGACCTGCAAACATGGATTGTGTAATTGGCACACAACACCACAGACAGTAAACATCCCTCTGGACATGAAAGTGTTGACTTGGCTGTTGGTGGCGGGTGGCAGAGGGTGGGGCTGTGTGTGTCACTCACCAAGATGAGGGAGTTGGGTTTCCAGTAGGCTGGGGCGATCTGATCTGTCAGCCAAGAGGTGACGGCCTTGGCAGGTTTGACACTGAGCTCTGACACAGACTGGGCCACTAGGTTGACTCCATCCAGAAGCCGCTGTGCAGCATTGCTATTGTCCTTTAAAAAGCCATCCGactgcaaaaaacaaccaatttTTTTATGACTCAAATATTCAAGTTTGTGACTATAATTGTAGGTCTGTACAATTATTGATGATTGTGAAAATGTTGTCTGCATCagacaaagaaatgaaacactTTTATTTCCACTTACTCCTGGCCAAACATGCTGGATCTCGGTGCGGACCACTGTGTCCACAGGGTCCTGGTTCCCGTACCAATACTGACGGCTCCGATAGATCACTCCACAGTTGGGACATTCAATGACATACCTGAACATATATTTGAAAACATAACTCAGCTTCTAATACATCTCAACACGTGTATATTTGCTGTTTCATTTGCTGTGGGACATGCATGTTAGAAGGAACAGAAAAATGAGATTTTAGGTCAGCGTCTGGGACACCAGTGCTAAAATCAAGCTGAGGAAAGgtaacataaccctaacccaaacCTAGTTATGAGTGCCCCTGCAGATCATTCCTCGGCTACTCACCCAGACCAGGCATATTTGGCGAGGCCCATCCATGGAGAGTCTGAGGAAGCTGAGGTCTTTGGGACAACTATGACTTCCTTTCCCCCTTCATAGCAAGCCTGAGGTGATGCACCACGAAATTACTTCAACTTCAGGCTCATCACAATAGAACAAGATAAATTAGAGtgcctttaaaaagaaaaagctagGAGATAGCCATGCTTACCTTACAGGTGTAAATGCGATTATCATACTGAACAGAATAACGACAGCGGTGCTTCGCGTCATGGCACACTCCTTCTCCTAAGTGGTTCATGCTGTTCTTACAGCCAGATCTGTGGGAAATGCAAGGATTCACGTTGCTAATAGTAAAAAATATAAGCTGAATGACAAATAATAAAtggtaattttttgtttaaagagaCAAAGTACTGACCCACAACTGAGGCACAAGCTGGAGCAGGTGAAGTACTCATCAGGAAAGAAGCAGCTGTGCGCGACCAGCTCACCTGCAATTTCCCCATTGAAGCGTTCACTCAGTGCCTGCAGGGAAATCAAGGACCAGCCAGTATTAACATTAGACTTCTACAATTAAAACTGACGCTATGAAGATTCACATGCAGTTATGGCTAATGATAAATCAGCAGAAACTGTATTAGTCAGTATCGTTTGTTCAGTTCACCGTCGTGTTTTCAGCACTACGACCGTTCTGAAGCAGGCTGAAAGTCAGCTGAAAGTCAGCTGACTTTTGAACTTTACCTGCAGCGCTTTGAAGATGACCACCGGGGTGCGGGGGGAGCGGGTGGCGTTGTTATCCAGGAGCTGCTCCAGTTTATTCTGCAGGCCACGGAAGTCAGTAGGGGGACTGAGAGTCTGTGTTCCCCAGTACTGGACAGAACTGAAGGCTTCTGGAAAACGGGAGAGCTTCCTAAAGCGCTCCATCAGCAGCCGATCTACTGACTCAGATGACTTCTCTATAAGAGGACAAAGATGTGGAATGGTTACCACTGACTGTAATCACAAGATACTGGACATAAACCATAAGCATGTGTTTGGACATTTGGTAAAATCTGTGGTTGAAAAGTAGTTaaaccaagaaaacaaaacacaaagacactggGAGTAtgcaatattggaaaaaaaaaggcattatgatagtttttgtttcttgcaatgtgaaaaaatatagaattttCACCTAATTACTTCAATTACTCTACTTGGAGAGAATTAATCATTCCAGAATGATGGTGTAATTTTGTAGGGTAGTGCATCTGTACAGGAAATTCAAATATATATTcccaaaaaaatctggaaagAGACATTTGAAACCTAAATGCATCCATCTGGCTTTGTCCCTGTCATAGAGAGCTCTGTTGGGATGATTTGAATGGTCAAACAAATTAGTTGGGTTGTCTCTTGTACCAGCAACAATTGCCAGATGTTGCTGAAAGGAAAGTCTTTGGTCAACGTCATTCTTTTGGTCGCCAAAATACTTTCATACAACTGATGTTATATTTCGTTTTGCTACCAAATCTTTGTTTTCAAAGTTTTCTTCCCATTTCTCACATCCCTCACTCATGTTTCTGTGCATGTTAAGCCTCTCCACGACTTGGAAATAAACTTAGACAAACTCTCAGAATTAAccatgtatgtttttgtttcaagcagcaaaaaaggTTGTACTGTGATATGCTTGAGTTAACTATCATTTTGTTTTACATCATATTTTCTGTGATGTGACTACTGAATATTAGCACCTCGCCCTGTAAAGGCTGGAACAATATGATGTACCACCCTAAAACACACATAGCTTACTCATTTGCCCTACCTCTTCACAGCTCATACTGGGGTTCTGTCACGTTTTAGCACTACAAAGAATGTGTCCTGGGCACTACAACACAAATGTATTTTAAGTATGTTTTTCCTCTCCCTCAAAAGCAGGAATTTGTTCCCATAAATATCTATTTAGTGTGGAAAACAACTTGTAGAGATTTGCCGTTTACTCTAGTGAGGCAATGCAGCACaaggtgtttttatttctgtcagacACTTCTAAAAGTGATCGGCATTAACAGCATTTAGCAATGATGTCAAATCTAAATCCAGTATTAGAAGAAGACACAATTACTCACTACAAAGACTTATCTCACTAAAGCAAATTGCAAGTCTCTGCAGGTTGACTGTCACACCTTAATCAAAGGAACAGAAACAGGGACATCCTcagaagtaataaaaaaaacacattaaaattgGGGTGGGGTAAAATCCAAAGCAAAACAGCACACAgaactgtaaaaactgcagaaactggATGTAAATGTGCTAAAACTGGTCTGACTAAGGTCATAAATCTTTTCACTGACTGTTTTCTTTGGAGTCCAAAAGCAGCGTCTCCACATTTCTCATGAAGCTGGAATGCCAACTGTTACCTCCAGTGACTCGGatgacaaagagaaaaacactgcaggctAATATTTGATAAACTCTTGCTGTGCTTAACCCTTCGTCTCCTCTGAAGTACCCATCTCTCACTCTGTACACTGATCCAGGATTATGTATACAATGACCTAATCCCAATGTACCATTctaaaataagattttaaattAGGTTCTGTTCATATTATTACACTGAACCCATTAATAGGTGTAGATGTGCTACCTGAACCCAGCAGCTTAGTGTGGACCGTTTCATGGAAGATGATCACCGCAGGGCCCAAGGTGGATAACGGGACATCCAGGCCACAGCGGGCTGTCGTGGCCTTCAGCTCCTTGGTAAAATGCTTCAAATAGGCATCCGAGGCGTCGCCGAGGAACTTGAAGAGGTCGTCATGGAGACGGTCAGCATGGGTGCGGTAAATGATCAGGTCGGAGATGGCGAGCACCTTGAGTAAGAGGCGGGTTCTCTGGCCCTGTTTGGAACTGTTGCCAAGCAGCCCCTCCGTATCGATGACCACGACTTTATGGATGGGGTCAAATGCGGCCCACACGCCCACCGTACACGACTCTTGTGTGGGAGAAGTCTTGAACACCTCTCTGCCCATGAAGAAGGTGTGGTTCAGGGTGTGAGATTTGCCCTCTCCTGTGTTACCAAAGATGGACACCACCTTCAGCAGCTGGTCGGGCTCGCAGCTGAGGCTCTTCATGAAAGAAGCCTCATCTTTAATCTGAGGGAGAATAATGGAGTTTATAGTGAAAAATAGTTTTTATCAAGAAATTAGAGTTTCTGTAATATTGATTTTGTTGGTATTTCATTGCAACTTACCTGCATTTCCTCATTCTCATCAACCAAGAGAAAACTGGACACCTGCTCCAGAAGTTTTGCTCTCTGAGATTTGGTCTCATCAGCTATTTGAATGGCAGGCTGGACAGACGTCTGCACAGAGTTGACCTCTGCTGGTTTCGGTGGTGGAGGGTAAGATGTAAGCTGGTGTTTCTTCTTGTTGCCTCCACTGTGGGTGCGTTTCTGACAGTCTTGGCACAAGTTAACTTTGCAGTTCTGGCAGCGGACCACAGACCTATGGCGTTTCCCATTATCCCCATTGCCTCCTTTACAGTTGTCACAGTAAGGGACATGTCCAGGACCTATCTGGACCCTCTCGTGGTTCTTCAGACGCTCCTGGCTGTGGAGTTCGAGTTCACAACGGACACACTGCAGGCTCCTACACTCATCACACTCATATGCAGCCTCTTCAGAGCCACCACAGGAATAACTCTCTTGACATATTAGACTGGTATTAACTCCCTTTTCTGAAGATGAGCCATGCCCACTCATCGTTTCTTACAAGGTGAATTTGAATACAGACCGGTGCTTATTGGAACAGCTTGTACAAGAACTATTTCCAACAGCAGTTAATGAAAAACGCAGGACGTGCAGTAATACTGAGGGGTGAAATGAGCAAATACAATGAAGTCAAGTTAAGACAGCTGCATGTTAACGGAGCTGGTGATACACTAGTTGGAACGACTAGTTCTCGACAATTTATCGAAGTTGTTTTCGCTGTATGATATTCAAACACTTAAAACGGTTTTTGTACAAAGTGATTTAGTGCAAGTAACAGTGGAGTGATGAAGTAGCAATAGCCGTCTCCTTGAGTTACGCCTTGTATGTTAACACTAAACAGTTAGCTTGTTCATGCATTAAAGTTAGCATTTAGCGGCAATATTACTTAAAATGTATACACGGTTaatcagaaaactgtaaaataatccAGAAATATGTACAAGTAGCCAGTACCAACCGAAATAATGAACTccctgaaaaaaacaatgaatgtgCAAATGTTGATGCTAACAACAGGCTAGCTTAGCAAACTGACCCTCAATAGCTCGCTGGCAAATTCAGCAGAAAATTTGGCATCCAAATAGGAATACGTAGCTTACGGCTAGCT
This is a stretch of genomic DNA from Acanthochromis polyacanthus isolate Apoly-LR-REF ecotype Palm Island chromosome 1, KAUST_Apoly_ChrSc, whole genome shotgun sequence. It encodes these proteins:
- the LOC110966509 gene encoding zinc finger FYVE domain-containing protein 1-like, which gives rise to MSGHGSSSEKGVNTSLICQESYSCGGSEEAAYECDECRSLQCVRCELELHSQERLKNHERVQIGPGHVPYCDNCKGGNGDNGKRHRSVVRCQNCKVNLCQDCQKRTHSGGNKKKHQLTSYPPPPKPAEVNSVQTSVQPAIQIADETKSQRAKLLEQVSSFLLVDENEEMQIKDEASFMKSLSCEPDQLLKVVSIFGNTGEGKSHTLNHTFFMGREVFKTSPTQESCTVGVWAAFDPIHKVVVIDTEGLLGNSSKQGQRTRLLLKVLAISDLIIYRTHADRLHDDLFKFLGDASDAYLKHFTKELKATTARCGLDVPLSTLGPAVIIFHETVHTKLLGSEKSSESVDRLLMERFRKLSRFPEAFSSVQYWGTQTLSPPTDFRGLQNKLEQLLDNNATRSPRTPVVIFKALQALSERFNGEIAGELVAHSCFFPDEYFTCSSLCLSCGSGCKNSMNHLGEGVCHDAKHRCRYSVQYDNRIYTCKACYEGGKEVIVVPKTSASSDSPWMGLAKYAWSGYVIECPNCGVIYRSRQYWYGNQDPVDTVVRTEIQHVWPGSDGFLKDNSNAAQRLLDGVNLVAQSVSELSVKPAKAVTSWLTDQIAPAYWKPNSLILGCHKCHTVFQDNDTKHHCRACGEGFCDGCSSKAAPVPERGWGLAPVRVCDVCFEQRASYAEVLEAELEEEEGGTLARKVGEAVTNTIGVVVTAIDIPLGLVKDAARPAYWVPDQDILSCHNCQREFTAKLSKHHCRACGQGVCDECSAERRAVPSRGWDHPVRVCTSCNQKPGEL